The genome window CTATCGATTGAGCCATATTGCATGCCACTGACCAACGAGGATCTGCGACTGATTGACGATCTGCTGGAGCAGTATCGTGGCCCCTTGGTGCCGCCAATACCACAGCTGGGTCCGCATTACTCCACCGTCTGGGCGCAGGAGGATATGAAGACTCTGCAGCCGGGTGGAGCACGTCAGAAGTCACTGAATGCGACGGCAATGCTGAAGAAGGCCGACGGGATGCTGGAGGAGAGCATAACGGGGCCGCTGACCCAGCGTCTGGTCTCGGCGCTGCTGGACGAATCGCTGCCCAGCGAACAGGCGGCGGTTGGGgatcacagcaacagcagcagcaacgagaACACACACTCCTCCTCCAGCAATGCAGTCGGCAATGCAGCCGTCGGCTCGGCCAACTTTCGTTCGCTGTCGATGCTCAAGCATGGCGTTGGCATTGAGCAGCGACTGAAAAAGGAGCTCATCGACAGCGGACTGATCGATGCCAGCGAACTGGCCGCCCACGAGGATGTCGATGAGGTGCTGCTCGAGATCAAGCGCGTCACATCGGAGATCAGCAGTGTGGCGCAGTTCAACAGCGAGGAACTGAAGCGTCTGCGTGCCGCCGCCAGCGAGGAGATCAAACGCATTGAACTCAAGCGTAAGCTGGACACCATCGATCAGGAGATACTTGAGTGCTACAAGCGCATGCTGCAGTATCGGGCCAAGCGCAAGGGACACACCAACGAGGAGAAACAGGAGATACTGCGCTTAACCACCGAACAGCGTGCTCTTGCCGAGCAACTGGAGCGCATGCAGCTAATGGGTAATCTCGATAACAAATTGTAGGACAGGAGCTTGGCCTGGAGCTGGCGTCAACTAATGGCGCTGCATCGGGCGACGCTCCTCCTGCAGCAGTGGGAGCGTCACAGCGTTTGGAACGAtatcaatttgcaattgcaatgtgTATAAACAACTAAATCATAACTTAACTCGCCAGTTTGTACATTAGCAGAGCGGAGCGTATATGGCAATTACAaaccacaaccacacacaTTCACCACCACCATCACTAACATCACCATCACCACCACCATCACCACCACCACATACCTACACTCTCTCTATAcataacattaatttaaattcatatatatatatatacatactttatatatatatatatatgcacatatatgtatataattcatacatacaatttttatatagccTAAGTTATTGTGCCAGGCAATAATAAAGTTGTCGCTGTCACCCAGAAACGAATCCTCCTCTTTCTTTTCCTTGCTTTCGCTTTGTCTTCACTTGGAGTTGAACACCACCGCACACCACAAGCGTCCAGTGCGCTTTGAACGATGAACTGCATCCAGACCCAGAACCAGACCGACACTTCATAGCCGGGTCAGAGCCGGCAGCAGCGGAAGCGGCAAGCGATCCAAATTATTTACCCTTCGATAAGCCTCCCTCCAAAGTCGACACAATGTTAGGAAATACGAGTGCGACAAAAGTGCGGCGCCTCTGGTTTgagcttaattaaaattaaacaatagaTACTCGTATCCAAAAATGATTCATCCAAAAGACACACACCGCGCTCGAAATACTCTAACATGGCGATATCTTCCCATTAAATTCTTAGATACCAACGATTTGACGTCTTTCATCTGAAACTCTTCCTATTAAAATAACTCTACCAGAtctattatttcataatattgTATCacttattttccaaaaatactGATATGTTATAAAGTGAGATATCAGATGGTTTAACAAATCTATTACAAACTATTAGACATTTTATAAGCAATCAGTTCTTTTCTAAAATGTTAAaactaatataaaacaaaagattAATTGTAAACAATTGTAAtcgataaaatattatttttttaagagaaaTTTCTTTCAGTATTGTGAATCTTATTATccaatttgttatacaatttgtgatctgttaaatttaaacagtttAAAGATTTCagatttgtaaaataaattatgaactaaataataaatggagCTCTGTATCGAATCTATAACAAACTAGCACATCTTTGATAAACTATTGGTTCTATTATAAACTACAATATTACACACATTTTGAAAAGAAATACTTTATTTAGTATTTGACATATTTGaacattatttacatttgattttcCGCTGCAAAACTGTTTATAAAGACAAAACACCCCGAACAGTGTCAGATTCAAGGGCAATAAGTATATGGCttatcaaaatgtaaatagaaCGAGGCGGATTTCTTATTGTATAAACTTCAAAGTTTATAATTCAGTGTACGATTTGTTTTGTGATGTAATGTATGTGGTGaggtatgtatatacatatctaCATGTATGATGACTGTGTAGACTAAAAGTTGTATAGATAGATATCTATCTATATTGATGTTTGGTTTGATTAGATGCGATTGTACTTCATGTTGGCCGCGGTGCAGTGGTTACTTTATCTCCACCATATTCTCCTACTCCTCACTTCCTACTTGCTCCTGTTCTGCCATCCGACAAATGCCTATCACAGATGCAGTCTTCacctcatcatcatcgccaGACGGCAGTGTTATCGTTATACTGGTAATGCATCAAATTTCTCCCGATAGTCATTCAACAAATCGGAACGGCACGAAACTAATATCGATGAGGCGTTGGCTTTAAGGCGCAAATTGGCATCGTTGGTCAGGAGCATCAGATTGGGCACCTGGGCCATCAACTGTAGGCAACAGTTAACAATGCTATCATCTGCAGAATCCACCTCGATCAAATGTTCTGCCTCCTCCAGCGCAGATTGAGCTAATTGGTAATGCGAGAAAGAACGTAAAAATCATGGAACATGTTCAATTTCATAGCTATGCTCACCCTGAATCTTGAGGCTATCGTCGAACTTGTTGTTCAGATAGTGTATAGCACGAATGGCAGCTGTGCGCTTAAGTGAATCCTCGCTGCGTCTGTCCTTGAGCTTATCCAGTTCCTTGATGACAATATAGGGTATGAAAAGCATACTGCCACTAGTTTCCCCCAATGCCACTCGGCTCAGATCCTCCACAAACGCCAGATTGTTCATGAGCACATTTGTGTCCAGCACAAAATACATATGATCCTCGAGACGTTTGGGTAGCTCCTGTTCTGATGATATCCATTCCAGCAAAGGTCTATCCGAATGTTCTTCCTTTGTCGAAACCGTTGTGCTCCCATTTAAACCCACCTGaagcataaaataattattatacatcAAAGGATAGTTCAAATAGGATAACTTGAAgtatacagtatgtcaagtaattctttcgacaaagaaaaaattgcaCATAAAATCATTGAGATaaattttctttggttttaatatttatcttattttatgGATAAGTAATTTCTATGTGGTTCTTAAAATAAGCTCAATAAAGTTATATTGgggtttaataaataaataactacaaaaaattaatactttgtcaaattaatttttatttttgaatgttcTTCGaaccataaaaaaatacataggaaaaaaaaggaactaaatttgtatataataataatttgtgaattttttttataaacaattacttgacatactctatattttaaataagcagaTAAACTAAGGTTATTCGGAAGAGAATTCCTTATTGTACCCACCACAGTGCTATTAGTTGTCACCTCTTCCTGCTGATCACAGTCTATGTCCATGGGCTCCATTTCATCAGTTGATAAATTATTGTTTGGAAAATTGATTGTCTTTTCGGGTTTAATGATTTTTGGGGCAGTTTCGGCTGGCAGTTTCATCAAttgattgttattgctgttgttgttggtgttggtggtgttgttgttggtgttcaTCGTGCTAATGCTCTCCTTATGTTTCTGCTGGAGAGATTCACGTAGCAGGGCCAGTCGTTGGTTGGCTGCAtccaaaaagaataaaaaaaaaataaaaattttgaataaaaacagtaatatttttatgaaggAAATGCGGCAAAATTCTTTTCGTCAGTTAGAAAAATGTTGCGGGAAACagaataatgttaaaaaattataaacacagTTTATCTTGGTCTAATTCAGAGATAATGCTTTAATGTTCACttgtatagatatataaaaatttgtagaaacaaaattcaacCAATAAACTGGATTTTTGTCTACATATGGGCATATTCAGAGAAATGCCAACcgcagaaaaatttaaaaattaaaacaaaaaacattttttagttACTTTCCTTAACATTGTACACatgaattaattttcttatggTCAGGCTGACTGCTTCTTTGAATGAATttagtttttctatatttttgcctgttttcttcaaaattgattttcaaaacgGAGTGTATGTACATTCGACCATGCAGAGAaagtgaataataataatactataattaatgaattctgataataataattcttaaaagtttgttaacgttttaaaaagcttatatatatttttcaaacttaataaaaaagaacatCATACTTTATGAAGAAACACAATTTTAGAGTGCGACAgtgaataacaataaattataaataaagtatttaatatttttgaatcaaataaaaaacttaataaagaTGCATTTATGCAtgacatttgaaaatttgttacttttaaatattccatCAGATTTAGGCTATATCAATGTTTAAACTATTCACCGTGAGAGCAGCTTCTGTTTTTGTAACATGCGAATGAATGTATCggattttttttaaccatCTTTAAAACGAACAATCGCAGAAAATCATAAGAATTCAGAGAGATGATAATACGTAAGACTAATGATTAATTGTTGTAATAAAGCTAATGACTAACTAGTtttgatatatacatatggGTAATTCTCTAATGTCGAATGCGACACTCGTACGCATTCAAAgtgaaaacattatttattgtgACAAAAGGCGAAACTTATAGGTCTTGATTAGCACTATTTTTGGTGCTAAGGTGGATTTTGGgcaattgttcattttcaaaaaaatttcaaaaaactaAGGCATTCGCACGCTATTTAAACAGAATTAGTTTTTTCGGTGACCTGTTCAAATACTGATTTCAGCGAAACGTGAACgaatattttgatgcaattaatcttaaaatgttatgtaatgatatttcttaataatatttttggtttgatttaaaaatattaagtttttttttttaatttccattatgttttttatgctttttgtttacttcgtatgaattactttttaactttttaagtcACCAAGAAGCTTTATTACTAGAATTAAAGTGTTTTCCTtgcagtttaattaattttttgttcctAAAAGAAAGACATcttcaaaaaatcattatagTACAAACACTTCATTTTGGAAGTCAACTTTTGGCAAAACAGgcaaaaatatggaaatacttaatttattcaaagatgCAGTCGGCATGCTCAAACTAATGAACTAATTTAtgcgtaaaatttttaaataagtaacttgaaaatgtttctgcaagaaaatttcacaagacgTTAGTTTAAGATCAATTTTCCGTTTGCCCATTGcccatatatattttttttaactatttcaaGCTTCCTCTTCATAGATCACTTACCACTTGTGGAACGATTGACTTCCAGCCTATTGCTGGCATCGAGGAGCGCTTTGGGCTTTGCCCAGGCatttctgctgctgccacgATTGGCGAAGGGATTCGGAATCGTCCGACTTTTGTTGAAGCCACTCGCAGAGGAGTTAACTGATTCATATGGCTGTCCGATCTTCGGCTTGTCGACATAGGACCAAGTCCTTAGTTTCTCCGCATATCGGTTTGATTCAGGTATCGATGTTTCCACTAAAGTTTTGACTTGGAATTGTTGGTTGTTATTGCTTACATTGGTATTGGGAGAGTTACTGCTGCTATTCCTGTTGGTTTTCTTAACTGCAATTCTGTCTTTTTCtggttttttgttattcactTGCTTTAGTTTTGTCTGTAAACGCTTAAGTCGATCTTGAGCTGGTTGTTTATTATTGGTGCTCACTGTGAAACATGTcgaaaaatgtcaaattatttattaaccGTTGCAACAGTTATAAGCAATCTATACTCACATTGTTCTCGACGCATGTTGATAGTTCTAAGCTTGGCTTCATCATCAATTGGTCTTTTTGTAGCTATGTTTAAGCTACCAACACTTTTTTGTCCATCCATTGTGCGATTTCCAACGCTCAAGTTTTTTGCGTTTCATAGAAGCAACGAGTCAACGGTACTACggataaataaaacaaaacagtaAAGCGAATCAGCTGATCACAAGCAGCCCTGAATTATCGATAATTACAATCATTAATCGGGACAGTCAGATAAGTCGTTAACGTTTGAAAAGAATACACAAATTGTACAAAGCGGTTACAAAtaagcaaccacaacaacatttttatcgccttagtaatttatttatattctttaagGTTCCGATTAACCATTGGTTAACCGATATGTAAATTGAACCCCACGAGCTCTAATCGATAAGTTCAATTACACAATGCTATGTTTACATTGCGGCACAATTTGTCGCATCTTAGTGTCATagtgccacagaaatcaaCTGTCAcagtaatgaatattttttttttttagcgttAACGCTATATATTAACGCTatattaacaaacaaattgtgcACACAAGAAAATGggataataatagttaaagtCTACATCGTCACAGCGTAACACAGTGTGAACCAGCTACGTCGTTGTGTTGTTATATTGCGACGATATAGCGATACACATATATCGATAGAGGTTGGTGTATTAAGGATAGATCGAAACAAGTTATCTATAGTTATTCAACAGCCCTGGTCGTCAGAGCACTCCAACAGCATCcaatgttgccaacttagaTTTTTGatagctattaatattttttcagctATTATTCCTATAACAAATTTTaccttaaaaattatagaaattttatattttaataaatttcggAAATCGAtcacaatattaaaaattggctTTAATCCGTGAACCAAGCCTGCCAGCCCGTTTTTTCTTGCGACATGACCATTAAAACAGGTTGGCAGCACCTATTTTTCCTCTAAAaggttggcaacactgcagagcagcaacagcaaccggTGTTTTTCCAGTCTTCCAGATTTCTCCACAGTTGCTCaatcaattgtttttaatttaacccAAAAGCATCAATATGATCAAGGTAAGAATCGCACATTGAACTTACAACAATATAAACAGACTGCTCTCGTTTACAATGCTGATAATGCAAATAAAGAGTCTGGGGACAGCAAATTATTTGCTTCTGCCGGGTGCAAAGTCCAATTGGGACGACCATTGTCTGCTAAGAATAACTGTATGTTATGTGTACCTTGTACCGCAAACATTCACGCGCACCGTTATCGTTACACAATAATCACAAAAATCCTTGgtacatttttatcaaatttataggGCAGATGAACGTGAAATGAGCTAAATCAGTTTGACACACAGCActttgtataccctgtgccGAGGGTATATTAAGTTTGTGCAAATGTTTGCAACAGACGAGAATCGAGTgactgttttgacaaatttaaaaattcgcatatttattttgaaaataaaacctGTTTTTGTATTACTTTTGCGTTTCTTATAATATTGTtcttaaaacaagttaaattaaaaattaataaatattcataacaTTTCGTTGTCAAAACAATGACTTGATATactgtacatattttttatcaacatCAGAAGAGCTAGAAGATTCAGATTTTGTATGTAGACTCCTTATATGTGAATTAATTtcgaaatcgaaataaaaacatcaaatttacacaagcaatttaaaagccagAGTCTATGAAACTTGGCACACATGATTCATAACAAAGTCCGAAACTGCtctttaattgcattttcttaattgtttATATGTACTTAATTGAATGCATTTAAGAAGAAACCGCAGACACATTTTAAGAGAATTCATGATCATTCGCTGTCCATTGAGGTCCCGAATTTTAGCCTTAActgatacatatataataaacaattactCAATTTAGGAATATTAATAagttttttgagttgaaaaatgttgtgttTTTAGTCTTGGCATGgagaaaaattatgttttaacgAGAATTGGTTCtccgaaattttaaaaatccttgTCCTAAGaagagttttgataccaatcttgtcagaATTGAACTAAAAGCACTAACGATATGATAATAATAGcatgctataaataaataaaaattgatttaaaacaatggtttcttggtgaaatcATTGAAGAATTGActgaaaattaagaatttgggctaccattttttatttatttgggcCCATACAAATAGACGATAAATCCCTtgaaaaagtcaaattaactacttgagttttatttttaggtaaaaaataatactcaagaactaatcattataatatggattatatttttttctgaaaaattatgattgaaagaataaaaaaatatagaaatttttgtaatcaaaCATTCGGCTTTTTGTAGAACGTTGTCTCCTTGGTGACTGGTGGAGCCTCCGGCCTGGGCCGTGCCACAGCCGAGCGACTGGCGAGGCAGGGAGCGAGTGTTGTGCTCGCCGATCTGCCGTCGTCGAAGGGCAACGAAGTGGCCAAGGAACTGGGCGACAATGTGGTGTTTGTGCCCGTGGATGTGACCTCCGAGAAGGATGTGAGTGCTGCCATCCAGACGGCCAAGGATAAGTTTGGTCGCCTCGACCTCACGGTCAACTGTGCCGGCACAGCAACTGCTGTGAAGACGTACAACTTCAATAAGAACGTGGCCCACAAACTGGAGGATTTCCAGCGCGTGATCAACATTAATACCGTGGGCACGTTCAATGTGATTCGCCTGTCGGCGGGTCTGATGGGTACCAATGCACCCAACCAGGATGGTCAACGTGGTGTCATCGTGAACACCGCTTCGGTTGCCGCCTACGATGGTCAGATCGGACAGGCCGCCTATGCGGCATCCAAGGCAGCCGTTGTGGGCATGACCCTGCCCATTGCCCGGGACCTGAGCACGCAGGGAATCCGCATCTGCACCATTGCTCCTGGTTTGTTCAACACACCCATGTTGGCTGCCCTGCCCGAGAAGGTGCGCGGCTTTCTGGCCAAGTCGATACCCTTCCCCCAGCGCCTGGGCGAGCCCAGTGAGTACGCCCATCTGGTGCAGGCCATCTATGAGAACCCACTGCTCAACGGCGAGATCATCCGCCTGGACGGTGCCCTGCGTATGATGCCCTAAACAGGATCAAAACTCACTCAGATCAGTTTGCATTTAATGAAGTCGCTGTGTGTTAATTGATCTTGTTGGCttcaatttggtttttttcttgTAGTATATAAGTTAATTGTCTTTGTTCTTGCATTAAATGtgaataaatttgaacaaaattctataaaattaataattttttatatgtctgggaaaactttaaaatttgaatttcaaattctctcatgttatcgataaattgtaaatattgttAGCTTCACACTGTGACCATACGATCTATGTTAATTTGTGACAAAGTGTTCACATTGGCGTCACATAAATTGTGCTTCATTCTGCTGTCAGCAAGTCACATGAATAATTTGATCACAAATTTTTGTAAGCtaattcagttttaaaatgcaataacttttcagtaaattaatattacattgaaaatttaaaattcgaaattagataaaattaagtaaaacattttaataaagccTTAAAGTTCGTCACACCAAGGAGATAGAAGTTAACAAAATAGATGGAttgtaacaaaaattatgcaaacattaattttaaaagaaaaggtAATTATTTTCCAAGTTATCATTTTTGCCATTGTACTTAAATTGGTACATGTTGCTGAAACGGAAAATGTTGCAGGGTGGCCTTTGGACCGGGTGGCAACCTTTGGATTAAAACAGTGTTTCCACACCAGTGTTGTcaagctgtttctggctggaaagcatctaaatttgtttttgtggacAAAACTGAgctgaaaataaattcaaaatagcTAGATTTCCAGCTAATGGCAATCTTGAAATGtttctagcaaacgaactctgaaaatagccagaaccagctataaaatagctaagctggCAACAGTGCACGGGAGACGACGCTGAAACGACGTCGAAGTTTTGGGCGAATAAAATAATGCTGAAATTGAAAGCAGCAGCcgaaaaacaattgcaatgtGTGCAAATGCAAGCAATCAATATGTGTTTATTATCAAAGTGCGTGTGTTAAGCAATAAGTGCGATCTGTAGGCGTTGGAGAGAAGTCACAGGCAGGCAAGagagccagagccagagcAAGAAGGCAAGTGCAATGAAAATTGTATGCGCCGTGGAATTGTCATGAATGCTATTGCattttatctatatatgtgtgtgtgtgtgtgtttgtgtgcgacACTCGTATAAATGTCAAAATGTGCGTGTGGATTTGTGTGTATTAGTGTCTGGCAGTGAGTACGCGAGAGCCAGGAgagcaataattaaattaagcaaagGTGTTACGTGCATgtgagctgctgctgcgtcgtttcctacgtatgtatgtatgtgtgtcggTGTGTATGTGCATGCGAGTGCaaatgcgagtgtgtgtgtgcccagTTGTGTATATACAAAGTGACAAAAATTCTAATAAGAATATTTGTTATCACTATCTCTCCCACTCAAAGCCGCTTGTTAGCTCGCTCTCACTCGCTGTCGCTGTAGAtgtcaaaatatataagtgCAATGCAATAACGCTTGACTGCCTGCATTCGCATTAAAATAGCGGCAGCGGCTTTCAgctatcataaaaaaattactacaGCGCACGACTTACTACGaaggcgacgacgacgacgacgacagcagcagcagcagcgacgtcggCAGTGGCAGCGAAACAGCGTCGCATTTCCCGGCTACTCCTTTTGGGCTGTTTCTGCTGGGCGGtgctgcatgtgtgtgtgtgtgtgtacatgtgtatgtgtatgtgtgagctAGCGTATTACACACACCGCAGCATTTTTTACGCACTCAAATGTTTTGGTCTTGTGTTagcatatatgtgtgtgtgtgtgggtggatGCTAgaatgtatttgtattcatgtgagtgtgtgaatttttaaattaccagCGAAGGCGTCAGCGCATTTTCTAAAAaggtagcaaaaaaaaatctacgCCCAAAATCTACTACTAAATTGGCAACAGTTTTCTGCGCACAAGCAAATGCTGTCGAAACGTTCGACGGTGGCAGAGGAGAGGTTGGTGGTTGGGAGAAGGGGAGGTGGATGGTCGTGGGGTGGCGCACGCAACTGTCATTGACCTTCAATTCGGTGCATTCGCtgcatgcagcagcagcagcaactgcatcAACTTCGCCGCACCCAAAGGTCATGTAATGTGTGCGATGTGTGTCatcaattaatcaatcaatcaattaatcCACTTAGCATTCatgcaaaaatatgtatgctCACAATACACAATCAGTACCATTTTAAATCGAAGTGCCATAAATGAATCAAAAGTCGAACTCGAAAATGGTTCAATTTTGCAATCAAGCAATTAGTCTGTATTGCTTTCGTTGCAATGTAtata of Drosophila innubila isolate TH190305 chromosome X, UK_Dinn_1.0, whole genome shotgun sequence contains these proteins:
- the LOC117793648 gene encoding probable serine/threonine-protein kinase DDB_G0272254 yields the protein MDGQKSVGSLNIATKRPIDDEAKLRTINMRREQLSTNNKQPAQDRLKRLQTKLKQVNNKKPEKDRIAVKKTNRNSSSNSPNTNVSNNNQQFQVKTLVETSIPESNRYAEKLRTWSYVDKPKIGQPYESVNSSASGFNKSRTIPNPFANRGSSRNAWAKPKALLDASNRLEVNRSTSANQRLALLRESLQQKHKESISTMNTNNNTTNTNNNSNNNQLMKLPAETAPKIIKPEKTINFPNNNLSTDEMEPMDIDCDQQEEVTTNSTVVGLNGSTTVSTKEEHSDRPLLEWISSEQELPKRLEDHMYFVLDTNVLMNNLAFVEDLSRVALGETSGSMLFIPYIVIKELDKLKDRRSEDSLKRTAAIRAIHYLNNKFDDSLKIQAQSALEEAEHLIEVDSADDSIVNCCLQLMAQVPNLMLLTNDANLRLKANASSILVSCRSDLLNDYREKFDALPV
- the LOC117793649 gene encoding 3-hydroxyacyl-CoA dehydrogenase type-2, coding for MIKNVVSLVTGGASGLGRATAERLARQGASVVLADLPSSKGNEVAKELGDNVVFVPVDVTSEKDVSAAIQTAKDKFGRLDLTVNCAGTATAVKTYNFNKNVAHKLEDFQRVININTVGTFNVIRLSAGLMGTNAPNQDGQRGVIVNTASVAAYDGQIGQAAYAASKAAVVGMTLPIARDLSTQGIRICTIAPGLFNTPMLAALPEKVRGFLAKSIPFPQRLGEPSEYAHLVQAIYENPLLNGEIIRLDGALRMMP